TCGTTCTGATGGGCGACCGGGTGGAGGTCCCCGAGGACGTGGCCCGCATCAAGGCGCCCATCCCCGAGGACGAGAAGGCCGCGGCGATCTTCACCGACGTCTTTGACTGCATCTTCCGGTTCCTGGCCGCACAGCTCGCGGAGGACGGAGTGCTGGAGGAGGAGGCCTTCTGGCGGACCGCGGCCGAGGCCCTGCACGAGTACCAGGCCCGGCATCCGGAGCTGGCGGAGCAGTTCGCGGCGCACGACTTGTTCGTGGAGGAGTTCGAACTCTCCTGCCTGAACCGCCTCCAGCTGCGGAACAACCAGCACATGCTGGACCTGGACGACCCGTCCGGTGGCCTGCAGAAGGCCGGGATGCTCAGGAATCCGCTCGCGGCGTTCCGGGACCGCTGACGCCTGGTGGTTGCCGTTCCGCCGCGGGGCGGCAACCCCGCAGGCCCGCCAGGGGATTCCGAGGGTTACCCTGGGGTCATGACGGCACGAGCGGACGCTTACACGGCCCTGGTCACGGGCGCCTCGGCGGGGCTGGGCGCGGAATTCGCGCGTCAGCTCGCCGAGGAGGGCCACCACCTCATCCTCGTGGCGCGCGACGCCGGACGGCTCGCCACGGCGGCCGGCCGCCTCGAGCGGGACTACGGCGTGACCGTGGAGGTGCTGCCCGCGGACCTGACCGACGACGCCGGGGTGGCCGCCGTCGTCGCGCGTCTGCGGGACGCTTCCCGGCCGGTCGATGTGCTCGTGAACAACGCGGGCATCGGACTCCAGAAGCCCTTCGATGAGAACCCGGTCGAGGACGAGCTGAACCACCTGCGGCTCCATGTGCAGACCACGCTGGAGCTCTGTCACGCGGCGCTGCAGGAGATGCTGCCACGCGGCACGGGCCGGATCATCAATGTGGCCAGCGTCGCGGCCTTCGCGACCCGTGGCACGTACGGGGCGGCCAAGGCCTGGGAACTGAGCTTCAGCCGCTGGGCGAACGTGAACTACGGACCGGCCGGAGTGAAGGTCACCGCGCTGTGTCCGGGCTTCACGCATACCGAGTTCCATCAGCGCATGGGCATCGACAAGGCGGCCATGCCCCGCTGGATGTGGCTCGACGCCCGACGGGTGGTGCGGGACGGCCTGGCCGGCAACGCCCGCGGCAAGGCCGTGTCGATTCCGAGTCTCCGGTACAAGGCCGTGGTGGCCGCGACGAGGCTCCTGCCCGCCCGCTTCGCGCGAGGTCCGGCACGGAGGCCGCTGGACCAGCCCTGAAAACACCCTCCAGCCCTTAAAGCACCATCGACTGCTCCATACGATGCCGTTCCGACGCCCATCCGGGCATTTCAGGCATCGTATGGAGCAGTCGATGAGGGGGTGGGCTACTTTCCGGCGCCGGCCAGCGGACGGTCCTCGAAGGGGAGGGAGTCCAGATCCAGCAGCGGGTTCTCCTCCTGGGTGGCCACGAGCTCGCGGGCCTCCTCTTCGGTGGCCACGCTCGGCATGGAGCCGGGCAGGGGGCGACGTGCCGATTCCGGCAGGAAGTAGATCGCGATGCCGCCGATCACCGAGGTGATCATCAGGTAGTACGCGGGCATCATGTCGTTGCCCGTGGCCTCGATCAGAGCCGCCACGATGAACGGCGTGGTGCCGCCGAAGATCGCCATGGAGAAGTTGTAGGCGATGCCCATGCCGCCGTAGCGGCTCGACGTCGGGAATAGGGCCGGGAGCGCCGACGCCAGGTTCGCCACGTAGAACGTCACGGGGAACGCGACCAGCGCGAGGCCCAGCATGGTGGACCAGATCTCACCGACGCCGATCAGCATGAAGGCGGGGATCGAGAGCACGATGGTGCTGCCCGCGCCGACCCACAGGACCGGACGGCGGCCCACCCGGTCGGACAGGCGGCCGGTCAGCGGGATGCAGGCGGCCATGATCACCAGGACCGGGATGGTCAGCAACGTGCCGTGGATGGGGTCGTAGCCCATGGGGCCCGTCAAGTAGGTCGGCATGTAGGACGTCAGGGCGTAGCCGACGGTGTTGGCCGCGGCGGCGAGGATCATCGCGAGGATGATCTGACGCCAGTAGGTCTTCACCAGCGTGATGGGACCGGTGTTCGTGGACGGGTCCTTCTCCGTGGCGCTGCTGACCTTGGCCTCCTGCGCGTCCAGGGTGGCCTGGAACTGAGGGGATTCCTCGATCTTGGACCGGAAATAGATGGCGATAAGACCGAGCGGTCCGGCCAGCAGGAACGGGATACGCCAGCCCCACTCCTCCATCGCCGATTGGCCGAGGGTGAGCTGGAGGACCGAGACCAGGGCGGCGCCGATGGCGAAGCCCAGGTAGGAGCCCATGTCCAGGAAGCTGGCGAAGTAGCCGCGCTTCTTGTCCGGGGCGTACTCGGAGACGAAGGTGGTGGCGCCGGCGTACTCGCCACCAGTGGAGAAGCCCTGGACTAGCTTCAGAACGACCAGCAGGACCGCGGCCCAGATGCCGATCTGGGCGTACGTGGGCAACAGGCCGACGGCGAAGGTGCTGGCGGCCATGATCATCAGAGTTGCGGCCAGGACGCGTTGGCGGCCGACCTTGTCACCGAGCCAGCCACAGACGATCCCGCCCAGCGGACGGGCGATGAAGGTGGCGGCGAAGGTGCCCAGAAGGAAAAGGGTCTGGACCGACGGGTCCGCTTCCGGGAGGAACGCGGGACCCATGGTGGTCACGAGATAGCCGAACACGCCGACGTCGTACCATTCCATGGTGTTGCCGACGATCGTGCCGCCGATGGCCTTCTTCAGCATCGGTTTGTTGACGACGTTGACGTCGGAGACCTTCAGCCGGTAGCTGGGAAGACGGAACTTGCGGGCGGGCCCCCCAGGGCGCCTCGGTGCGGCAGCGGGGACGACGGTGTCGGTGCCGCCGGCAAAGGCCGAGCGGGCGCCGTGGGCGTCCTCGATGGGTCGGTCACCAGGGGCCGTCACGGTCTTCTGTGAGTCTGGGTCTGTGGGCATTTGGGCTTCTCCTTGAGGGAGGTCATTTGCTTGCGACTTGCACTTCTGTGCGGGGTCCAGCCCCGCGATGACGTTCAAGTTTAGTCCCGTTGACGCAATTTGATGGAATCGGGGGCGCTCAAGACGCCTTCTGTGATGCGGTATGACTGCTGTGAAGACCCCGGGATTCCGCGGTTTTTCCACGCTCCTGAAGAAATCCTGGGAGCCTCGTCACACCGTGCCGGAAACACCGGTTCCGGGGCCGCTCCGGCAGGGCGGGCTCCCCACGTCCGCTAGTACGCGTACTAGCGCCTAGTACGCTCCCCGAACTCGCTTCGCTCGTCCGG
The nucleotide sequence above comes from Arthrobacter woluwensis. Encoded proteins:
- a CDS encoding SDR family NAD(P)-dependent oxidoreductase, encoding MTARADAYTALVTGASAGLGAEFARQLAEEGHHLILVARDAGRLATAAGRLERDYGVTVEVLPADLTDDAGVAAVVARLRDASRPVDVLVNNAGIGLQKPFDENPVEDELNHLRLHVQTTLELCHAALQEMLPRGTGRIINVASVAAFATRGTYGAAKAWELSFSRWANVNYGPAGVKVTALCPGFTHTEFHQRMGIDKAAMPRWMWLDARRVVRDGLAGNARGKAVSIPSLRYKAVVAATRLLPARFARGPARRPLDQP
- a CDS encoding MFS transporter; translated protein: MPTDPDSQKTVTAPGDRPIEDAHGARSAFAGGTDTVVPAAAPRRPGGPARKFRLPSYRLKVSDVNVVNKPMLKKAIGGTIVGNTMEWYDVGVFGYLVTTMGPAFLPEADPSVQTLFLLGTFAATFIARPLGGIVCGWLGDKVGRQRVLAATLMIMAASTFAVGLLPTYAQIGIWAAVLLVVLKLVQGFSTGGEYAGATTFVSEYAPDKKRGYFASFLDMGSYLGFAIGAALVSVLQLTLGQSAMEEWGWRIPFLLAGPLGLIAIYFRSKIEESPQFQATLDAQEAKVSSATEKDPSTNTGPITLVKTYWRQIILAMILAAAANTVGYALTSYMPTYLTGPMGYDPIHGTLLTIPVLVIMAACIPLTGRLSDRVGRRPVLWVGAGSTIVLSIPAFMLIGVGEIWSTMLGLALVAFPVTFYVANLASALPALFPTSSRYGGMGIAYNFSMAIFGGTTPFIVAALIEATGNDMMPAYYLMITSVIGGIAIYFLPESARRPLPGSMPSVATEEEARELVATQEENPLLDLDSLPFEDRPLAGAGK